A window of Exiguobacterium sp. Helios genomic DNA:
AGGAACGACTCGATGGATTCAATCTCGAACGGGTACGCGACGTCACTCAGCGTCCGGGCATCCGGAAGCGTCATTTCACCTGTAATCCGGAGATTGAATATTAATTGATTCGATGTAAACGATGCATTTGCACGAACGTGCACAGGTTGCACCGCCCGGATATCCGGATGGAGGGCGATAAGCTCAGGAAGCTCAATCGTCTCGTTAACCTGAAGTTGACCCAGATTGCGCAATTTATTCAATTGCATCAGGGACCATTTCATCCGAATCACCTCAATTGCAACAATATGAATTATAGAGAGGACATCTTGTTTTGTCAATGTTTTTTCTTTACACTGAAATCGCTAGAGAACGAACACTTTTGGACGTCTTCATCCATATTACCGCACTTAATTCGGTTTGCAAAGGAGAAAGTTTCATGAGAATGACTGCAATTATTTCTGAGTACAATCCGTTTCACAATGGACACCTTTATCAAGCCAAAATCGCGCGCAAGCAGCTGTCGCAAGTGGTGAAATCGATCTCGTTCTCGAACTTCCATTTTATTTCGCTGTCCAACGGGCTGACCGGTTCGCCCTCGGCGGGGTAACGATTGCGGAGACCATCGGAGCCGAAATTTTATCGTTCGGGAGCGAATGTGGTCAGTTAGCCTCTTTCATCCATGCCGCTGCTGAAAATCATGAAGCGAGTCCACGTTATCAAGAATTGGTCCAACAAGGATTAGCGCGCGGACTGTCTTCGGCAACAGCCGCCAGCCAAGCATTTCGGGAAATGACGACAACCCTGGACTTGACGACGCCGAATAATACCCTCGGCTACTATTACGCACGGGCTGCCTCTACGATTACCTTACACACGACTAAACGAATCGGGAGCGGCTATCATGACCTTTCGATCGGTGACATCATGAGTGCGACGGCCATCCGCGCCTACTATGCCAAACACCACTCGTTAATCGGTTTGCCGGCAATGACCGCTGAGACGCTGCAGAACGCGGTCTTCGCTTCATTTGAGCCCTACTATCCGTTTATCCGCCACCGCCTTCTGACAACCAGTCTCGATGATTTAACGCAATTTAACGGGATTGATTCTTCCTTGGCTCCGCGATTGATTGAAGGAGCACGCAAAAACGAGACGTTTGACGACTTCATGGCTGCTGTCAAAACGCGTCGTTATACCCGGACGAGCCTTCAACGCGCCCTGATTTACGTATTGACTTCAACTAAGGCAAATGAGATTGACGAGATTGCATTTGACCGGATTGACTATGTGCGTCCGTTAGCATTCAATGATAAAGGACGCCTCGCTTTACGCGAAATCAAACAACGGGTCCCGGTCATCTCGACATTCGAGAAACATCCTTGGCTCATCAAAGAAAGCCAAGTCACAGCAGCCTATGCTGTGCCCTTGGCTCGTTATGACGCGCTCGAAGAGCATCGCCGTTTTGCTCATTTCGCCGGCAACGCTTCTAAATAATCCAGTGCATCTTCCACTGTCTTGATCGGGACGAGTTTCATATTCGTCTCGATTTTTTTTATGGACGGTTTAGCTTCTTTGTAATTTTCACCGGACGGGACAAACATGATTTCTGCATCCGCTTCGTCTGCTGCCACAACTTTTTGCCAGGCGCCGCCGATCGGACCGACTTTTCCACCTTCTTCAATCGTACCTGTCCCGGCAATTTTATACCCTTTCGCTAAGTCACCCTTCGTCAGTTGGTCGTAAATCTCGAGTGTAAACATCATCCCAGCCGACGGACCGCCGACATCCTTGACGTTAAAATCGACTTCTGGATCCGTCTTTACCGAAGACATCGGAAGCGGCTCATAAATCCCCAGTCCAACTCGCTCTGATTCCTTCGTCAGCTGACTGACTTTGATATTCGTTTGTCGTTGTTTTTTGTTTCGTAGGAACGTCAACTCTACTTCCGTCCCAGCTTTTTTACTGCTGATCGTTTCCATGAATCCGCTCAATGAAGTAATCGCTTCGTCACCAACCGCCGTGATTTGGTCCCCCGCTTTTAACTTCCCGTCTGCCGGACCGTCCGGAATGATGCCAGATACATAAATGCCCTTGAAATCGACCGTCGCCTTCTTCCCTGCGAGCTCATACCCTTCAATCGTCGCGTTATGCTGGGCTTCTTCCATGTAAAGCTTCTGACGTTTCTCATACTGCGTATCCGACTCACCGTCATACAAATAGTCACTGACACTCGAACGATCCGCAAACGGCAAAAATAGGCTCTCTACGAGAAAATACGGAGTCGCCCGGCGCTGGGCAATCGTTAACATCATTAAATCCCCCGGCTCCTTCGTCGCTCCTTCGACATCAATCAATTGCTCCGTCGAGGTCGCATCTCCGGGATAAGAGATAAAATACGGAAGCGGAACAAAAAAAGCAATCATCGCTGCGAGTACAGCGGCCAGTGCCGGTTTCCAAGCTTTCATCTCAATTCTCCTTTGCTGTATTTATGACGTAATGCTTCTTCGACGGCAGGAGGCACAAGTCCGGCAACGGAGGCTCCGTATTTTGCGGCTTCCTTGACAATTGATGAACTCAAAAACGAATATTGGTTATTTGTCATCATAAACAAAGTCTCGATTTGATCATTCATTTTTTTATTGATTGAGGCGACCTGCATTTCATATTCAAAATCCGATACGGCACGTAATCCACGGACGATGACGTCGGCTCCGACCTCCGAAGCATAATCGACGAGTAACCCGTTAAAGGAATCGACTTTAATGTGCGGTAAATGTTCCGTCACTTTCGAAATCAGCTCCATTCGTTCACGCACCGAAAACAGCGGTTGCTTGGAGGAATTGTTCAGTACGGCAACGATTATTTCGTCAAAGATTGGTGCTGCCCGTTCAATGATATCAAGATGTCCGTTCGTGATGGGATCAAAACTCCCGGGACAGATGGCGATTCGTTTCATGCTTGTTCCTCCAGTTCTGTAAATTCATACAATGTAATTGAGATGACCGTAGAGTACCGCAGACGTTTGATGACCTGTAAACGACCGATTTCATCCGGTAACTCCGTCTCCGTTCCATGTTCACAAATAATGACGCCATTGTCTGTCAGCATGTCATGTTGATCTATGTACGCCACTTGGTCAGCAAGTTGCTCCTTCGCATACGGTGGATCAAGAAAAATCAGTTTAAAAGGTGACTCGCCCGAAAGTTCCGATAATGCCACCGTCACGTCCTTCTTTAAGACGCGGCTGCGCTCTGTAAAGCGGGTTATCTCTAAATTTTCTTTGATTGT
This region includes:
- the rsmD gene encoding 16S rRNA (guanine(966)-N(2))-methyltransferase RsmD, which codes for MRVISGERKGMRIKAVPGDQTRPTTDKVKESLFNVIGPYFDGGKALDLFAGSGGLGIEALSRGCDEAVFVDQHFKAIQTIKENLEITRFTERSRVLKKDVTVALSELSGESPFKLIFLDPPYAKEQLADQVAYIDQHDMLTDNGVIICEHGTETELPDEIGRLQVIKRLRYSTVISITLYEFTELEEQA
- a CDS encoding SepM family pheromone-processing serine protease, producing MKAWKPALAAVLAAMIAFFVPLPYFISYPGDATSTEQLIDVEGATKEPGDLMMLTIAQRRATPYFLVESLFLPFADRSSVSDYLYDGESDTQYEKRQKLYMEEAQHNATIEGYELAGKKATVDFKGIYVSGIIPDGPADGKLKAGDQITAVGDEAITSLSGFMETISSKKAGTEVELTFLRNKKQRQTNIKVSQLTKESERVGLGIYEPLPMSSVKTDPEVDFNVKDVGGPSAGMMFTLEIYDQLTKGDLAKGYKIAGTGTIEEGGKVGPIGGAWQKVVAADEADAEIMFVPSGENYKEAKPSIKKIETNMKLVPIKTVEDALDYLEALPAK
- the coaD gene encoding pantetheine-phosphate adenylyltransferase, translated to MKRIAICPGSFDPITNGHLDIIERAAPIFDEIIVAVLNNSSKQPLFSVRERMELISKVTEHLPHIKVDSFNGLLVDYASEVGADVIVRGLRAVSDFEYEMQVASINKKMNDQIETLFMMTNNQYSFLSSSIVKEAAKYGASVAGLVPPAVEEALRHKYSKGELR
- a CDS encoding DUF177 domain-containing protein — translated: MKWSLMQLNKLRNLGQLQVNETIELPELIALHPDIRAVQPVHVRANASFTSNQLIFNLRITGEMTLPDARTLSDVAYPFEIESIESFLLEVDAVPSDSDEINLPNGNTVDLQPLVQELILLHVPVQVHGDDEENQLVQGEGWTVLSEEAPEETEPKIDPRLAGLAQFFKKDQDS